Proteins encoded together in one Desulforegula conservatrix Mb1Pa window:
- a CDS encoding response regulator transcription factor — protein sequence MRVLLVEDDQMIGTALRLSLKEAAYAVDWVCDGQTAINAIETQTYDLILLDLGLPIKDGTDVLRWIREQINPVSLLIVTARDAVEDRISGLDLGADDYIVKPFEMPELLARMRAVLRRKGGLGAPLLSNGVLNLDPASREANFEGATARLSAREFSLLHALLIRPGAILSRQELEDRIYGWNEEVESNAVEFLIYSIRKKLGNNSIKNIRGVGWMVSKEK from the coding sequence ATGAGAGTGCTGCTGGTAGAAGATGATCAAATGATAGGCACGGCACTTAGGTTGTCTTTGAAAGAAGCTGCATATGCAGTTGACTGGGTCTGCGATGGACAAACAGCTATCAACGCAATTGAGACTCAGACTTATGATTTAATACTTCTGGATCTAGGATTGCCAATTAAGGACGGCACAGATGTATTACGCTGGATCAGGGAACAGATCAATCCGGTTTCATTGCTCATTGTAACAGCTCGTGATGCAGTGGAAGACAGGATAAGCGGATTGGACCTTGGCGCGGATGATTATATCGTAAAACCATTTGAAATGCCTGAACTCCTGGCGCGTATGCGCGCGGTACTAAGGCGCAAAGGCGGCTTAGGCGCTCCTTTGTTGTCAAATGGCGTACTGAATCTTGATCCTGCTTCCCGCGAGGCCAACTTCGAGGGGGCGACTGCGAGACTATCAGCCAGGGAATTCTCACTCTTGCATGCCCTTCTGATTAGGCCAGGAGCAATCCTCTCAAGACAGGAACTCGAAGACCGGATTTATGGATGGAATGAAGAAGTTGAAAGCAATGCAGTTGAATTTTTAATTTATTCCATACGAAAAAAACTTGGCAACAATTCAATTAAAAATATCAGAGGAGTCGGATGGATGGTTTCAAAAGAAAAATAG